One genomic segment of Actinoplanes ianthinogenes includes these proteins:
- a CDS encoding sulfatase-like hydrolase/transferase — protein sequence MTDQHRVDTLGAYGNPHVSTPNLDRLAASGTRFDRWYTPTAICTPARASLLTGQAPFRHKVLANQERNVGYQEDLPASAFTFGLALRERGYNCGLLGKWHASTAATPADYGFDGPHLPGWHNPVEHPDYLAYLKENDLPPYEIHDRIRGTLPNGGPGNLLAARLRQPVEATFEHYLATRTIELLQRYAGEDRPFYLATHFFGPHLPYIVPDEYFDLIDPAVVELPKSIAETFEGKPAVQRNYSAHWTFDTMPIEVTRKLIAVYWGYVSMIDHEVGRILGALDDLDQGDKTTVFFTCDHGEFTGAHRLHDKGPAMYEDIYRTPGIIRTPGAPSQVRNEFVSLLDCTATILDLAGVDPAPAVDSRSLAPLVRGETPDWQPDIVCEFHGHHFPYPQRMLRDDRYKLVVNPESVNELYDLERDPDELINIYRHPETAPVRERMLQRLYTLLVERDDNFYHWMTSMYPVGAVDHDPTLSGLDDQSYLS from the coding sequence ATGACCGATCAGCACCGGGTGGACACGCTCGGGGCGTACGGGAACCCGCACGTCAGCACCCCCAACCTGGACCGGCTCGCGGCGAGCGGGACGCGGTTCGACCGGTGGTACACACCGACCGCGATCTGCACGCCGGCGCGGGCGAGCCTGCTGACCGGGCAGGCGCCGTTCCGGCACAAGGTCCTGGCCAACCAGGAGCGGAACGTGGGATATCAGGAGGATCTGCCGGCGTCGGCGTTCACCTTCGGGCTCGCGTTGCGGGAGCGGGGGTACAACTGCGGGCTGCTCGGGAAGTGGCACGCGAGCACGGCGGCGACGCCGGCGGACTACGGGTTCGACGGGCCGCACCTGCCGGGGTGGCACAACCCGGTCGAGCACCCGGACTACCTGGCGTATCTCAAGGAGAACGACCTTCCGCCTTATGAGATCCACGATCGGATCAGGGGGACGCTGCCCAACGGCGGGCCGGGGAATCTGCTCGCCGCGCGGCTGCGGCAGCCGGTGGAGGCGACCTTCGAGCACTACCTCGCCACCCGGACCATCGAGCTTCTCCAGCGATATGCCGGGGAGGATCGCCCCTTCTACCTCGCCACCCACTTCTTCGGGCCGCACCTGCCGTACATCGTGCCGGACGAGTACTTCGACCTGATCGACCCCGCTGTCGTGGAGCTGCCCAAGTCGATCGCGGAGACGTTCGAGGGCAAGCCTGCGGTGCAGCGGAACTACAGCGCGCACTGGACCTTCGACACGATGCCGATCGAGGTCACCCGGAAGCTGATCGCGGTGTACTGGGGTTACGTGTCGATGATCGACCATGAGGTCGGCCGGATCCTCGGCGCCCTCGATGATCTCGATCAGGGGGACAAGACCACCGTCTTCTTCACCTGTGACCACGGCGAGTTCACCGGCGCGCACCGGCTGCACGACAAGGGCCCAGCGATGTATGAGGATATTTACCGAACACCGGGGATTATCCGGACGCCGGGGGCGCCCTCCCAGGTCCGCAACGAGTTCGTCAGCCTGCTCGACTGCACGGCCACCATCCTGGACCTGGCCGGCGTCGACCCCGCCCCGGCGGTCGACTCGCGCAGCCTGGCGCCGCTGGTGCGGGGCGAGACCCCGGACTGGCAGCCGGACATCGTCTGCGAGTTCCACGGGCACCACTTCCCGTACCCGCAGCGGATGCTCCGCGACGACCGTTACAAGCTGGTCGTCAACCCGGAGTCGGTGAACGAGCTCTACGACCTGGAGCGCGACCCGGACGAGCTGATCAACATCTATCGCCACCCGGAGACGGCGCCGGTCCGGGAGCGGATGCTCCAGCGGCTGTACACCCTGCTGGTGGAGCGGGACGACAACTTCTATCACTGGATGACGTCGATGTACCCGGTCGGCGCGGTGGACCACGATCCGACCCTGAGCGGTCTCGACGACCAATCCTACCTATCCTAG
- a CDS encoding ROK family transcriptional regulator, which produces MSGTVGVHALVRRAHEERVLAILREHGTLSRAQIAARSGLSRTTLSEITGDLLGRGAIVKVTTDAHQRAGSGRPAELLALDPRSGQFLGVDLGHTRVRAVVTDAAHEIIASGVTPYPARTSLPARIRAALGLIDRLGREQGLGLSALQAVGVGVTGPYPADTARADVSAVFRERFGAPVLVDNNTRFAALAEAGTTAARDVLYIRLAAGIGGGLVVGGRLVAGAGGAAGEFGHVLAEPGGAPCRCGKRGCLETVASVGPALAAAGVDDLDTLRARRFEPPVAAAMDRVGTAVGQVLASAALILDPELIVIGGSLPRAVPAIVDRAAEVVAAGRIPAGHDVAGIGRTGDGPLVRAARLGDDDGARGAVAALYRQSPLLAGYANLERSTR; this is translated from the coding sequence GTGTCCGGAACAGTTGGCGTCCACGCGCTGGTCAGACGCGCTCACGAGGAGCGCGTGCTGGCCATCCTTCGCGAGCACGGAACCCTGAGCCGGGCACAGATCGCGGCCCGCTCGGGCCTGTCCCGCACCACGCTCTCCGAGATCACCGGCGACCTGCTGGGCCGCGGGGCGATCGTGAAGGTGACCACCGACGCCCACCAGCGGGCCGGCAGCGGCCGCCCGGCCGAGCTGCTCGCCCTCGATCCGCGCTCCGGCCAGTTCCTCGGCGTCGACCTCGGGCACACCCGGGTGCGGGCCGTGGTCACCGACGCGGCCCACGAGATCATCGCGAGCGGGGTCACGCCGTACCCCGCGAGGACCTCGCTGCCGGCCCGGATCCGCGCCGCCCTCGGTCTGATCGACCGGCTCGGCCGGGAGCAGGGCCTCGGCCTCTCCGCGTTGCAGGCGGTCGGCGTCGGGGTGACCGGGCCGTATCCGGCGGACACCGCCCGCGCTGACGTCTCCGCGGTGTTCCGGGAGCGGTTCGGCGCGCCGGTGCTGGTGGACAACAACACCCGGTTCGCGGCGCTGGCCGAGGCCGGCACCACCGCCGCGCGCGACGTGCTCTACATCCGGCTGGCCGCCGGGATCGGCGGCGGCCTGGTGGTCGGCGGGCGTCTGGTGGCCGGGGCCGGGGGAGCGGCCGGCGAGTTCGGGCACGTGCTCGCCGAGCCGGGCGGCGCGCCCTGCCGCTGCGGCAAGCGCGGCTGCCTGGAGACGGTCGCATCGGTCGGCCCGGCGCTGGCCGCGGCCGGCGTCGACGACCTGGACACACTGCGGGCCCGGCGGTTCGAGCCGCCGGTCGCGGCGGCCATGGACCGGGTCGGCACGGCGGTCGGGCAGGTGCTCGCGTCGGCCGCGCTGATCCTCGACCCGGAGCTGATCGTGATCGGCGGCAGCCTGCCGCGCGCGGTCCCGGCGATCGTCGACCGGGCCGCCGAGGTGGTGGCGGCCGGACGGATCCCGGCCGGGCACGACGTCGCCGGGATCGGCCGGACCGGCGACGGCCCGCTGGTCCGGGCCGCGCGCCTGGGTGACGACGACGGGGCGCGCGGGGCGGTCGCCGCTCTCTACCGGCAGTCCCCGCTGCTGGCCGGATATGCGAATCTCGAACGGAGTACCCGATGA
- a CDS encoding ABC transporter ATP-binding protein, with protein sequence MITLEHVGKVYPPKDFVALGDVSLRIGNNEFVTVVGPSGCGKTTLMNILAGLETPTSGRALVGGRPVDGPGPDRGVIFQQYALFPWLTVRKNVEFGLREKGVPAAERRRIADHFIALVGLTEFADALPKTLSGGMKQRVAIARAYAVDPSILLMDEPFGAVDALTRVRLQEQLLATWSREKRTVVFITHDVDEAVFLANRVVVMAARPGRIAEIVDVDLPYPRTEEIRLSPQFTALRHRVWSAVHHQELVP encoded by the coding sequence ATGATCACGCTGGAGCACGTCGGCAAGGTCTACCCGCCGAAGGACTTCGTCGCCCTGGGCGACGTCTCGCTGCGGATCGGGAACAACGAGTTCGTCACCGTCGTCGGACCGTCCGGTTGCGGCAAGACCACGCTGATGAACATCCTCGCCGGGCTGGAGACGCCGACCTCCGGGCGGGCGCTGGTCGGCGGCCGGCCGGTGGACGGGCCCGGCCCGGATCGCGGTGTGATCTTCCAGCAGTACGCCCTGTTCCCGTGGCTCACCGTCCGCAAGAACGTCGAGTTCGGCCTGCGCGAGAAGGGCGTCCCGGCGGCGGAGCGGAGGCGGATCGCCGACCACTTCATCGCGCTGGTCGGACTGACCGAGTTCGCCGACGCGCTGCCCAAGACGCTGTCCGGCGGGATGAAGCAGCGGGTGGCGATCGCCCGCGCCTACGCGGTCGACCCGTCGATCCTGCTGATGGACGAGCCGTTCGGCGCGGTCGACGCGCTGACCCGGGTCCGGCTCCAGGAGCAGCTGCTGGCCACCTGGAGCCGGGAGAAACGCACCGTCGTGTTCATCACCCACGACGTCGACGAGGCGGTCTTCCTGGCCAACCGGGTGGTCGTGATGGCCGCCCGGCCCGGCCGGATCGCCGAGATCGTCGACGTCGACCTGCCCTACCCCCGTACCGAAGAGATCCGTCTCAGCCCACAGTTCACCGCTCTGCGCCATCGCGTGTGGAGCGCGGTCCATCACCAGGAGCTCGTACCGTGA
- a CDS encoding ABC transporter permease: MTLVRADTRVTAPRAPGKRRPVVPKTVLTLISIVAGVGVWWGLSLTGLDIPAPVVVLNRAIELIEDGTLGADILASLRRVLIGFGLGVGLAVPIGFLMGWYAPVRALIEPWIQFFRTIPPLALIPLAIVLMGIEETPKIFVIFLAAFLSCVIATLQGVLTVDRTLINAARVLGARDHTILARVVIPASSPFILVGMRIGLGSSWATLVAAELIAAQQGLGYRMQSAQLYYDLPTIFVGLLTIGVLGLLMDRVLLLAERRLTSWQETR; this comes from the coding sequence ATGACCTTGGTACGCGCGGACACCAGGGTGACCGCCCCGCGGGCGCCGGGCAAGCGCCGGCCGGTCGTACCGAAAACGGTCTTGACCTTGATCTCGATCGTGGCCGGGGTGGGTGTCTGGTGGGGGCTGTCGCTGACCGGCCTGGACATCCCGGCGCCGGTGGTGGTGCTGAACCGGGCGATCGAGCTGATCGAGGACGGGACGCTCGGCGCCGACATCCTGGCGAGCCTGCGACGGGTGCTGATCGGATTCGGCCTCGGCGTCGGGCTGGCCGTGCCGATCGGTTTCCTGATGGGCTGGTACGCCCCGGTCCGCGCCCTGATCGAGCCGTGGATCCAGTTCTTCCGGACCATTCCGCCGTTGGCCCTGATCCCGCTCGCGATCGTGCTGATGGGCATCGAGGAGACCCCGAAGATCTTCGTGATCTTCCTGGCCGCGTTCCTGTCCTGTGTGATCGCCACCCTCCAGGGCGTGCTCACCGTGGATCGCACGCTGATCAACGCGGCCCGGGTGCTGGGCGCCCGCGACCACACCATCCTCGCCCGCGTGGTGATCCCGGCGTCGTCGCCGTTCATCCTGGTCGGGATGCGGATCGGGCTGGGCTCGTCGTGGGCCACCCTGGTCGCCGCCGAGCTGATCGCGGCCCAGCAGGGCCTCGGTTACCGGATGCAGAGCGCGCAGCTCTACTACGACCTGCCGACCATCTTCGTCGGGCTGCTCACCATCGGCGTGCTCGGCCTGCTGATGGACCGCGTCCTGCTGCTCGCCGAACGCCGCCTCACGTCCTGGCAGGAGACCCGATGA
- a CDS encoding aliphatic sulfonate ABC transporter substrate-binding protein — MKKLVAALSAASLLFVAACGDDAAGEKSSEKVTFGYIADYNGTSLLAVAQDQKLWAKQGLEVSTKVFTNGPLQVTAMNAGDLDYGYIGPGAVWLPASGKAKIVALNSLGNADRVIARAGITDLSQLKGKKVGVPEGTSGDMILTLALQKAGLKNSDIQRVPMDAATIVSAFGAGQIDAAGIWYPLLNNIKAKKPDLVELAKDADFADTMAFPTAFIGSNAAAGDAARTGKVLAVLHEAMAYRAAHPDETAQLVAALNKQPVDAVKADAANSKMLDGSTDDATAKKWLSGLGEYFVTAGKLPSNPDPATYYVGTAAK; from the coding sequence GTGAAAAAGCTTGTCGCGGCCCTGTCCGCAGCGTCTCTGCTGTTCGTCGCCGCCTGCGGCGACGACGCCGCGGGCGAAAAATCATCAGAAAAAGTCACCTTTGGCTACATCGCCGACTACAACGGTACGAGCCTTCTGGCTGTCGCGCAGGACCAGAAGCTCTGGGCCAAGCAGGGTCTCGAGGTGAGCACCAAGGTGTTCACCAACGGTCCGCTGCAGGTGACCGCGATGAACGCCGGCGACCTCGACTACGGCTACATCGGCCCGGGCGCGGTCTGGCTGCCCGCCTCCGGCAAGGCGAAGATCGTCGCGCTGAACTCGCTGGGCAACGCCGACCGGGTGATCGCGCGGGCCGGGATCACCGACCTGAGCCAGCTCAAGGGCAAGAAGGTGGGCGTCCCGGAGGGCACCTCGGGCGACATGATCCTCACCCTGGCGCTCCAGAAGGCCGGCCTGAAGAACTCCGACATCCAGCGCGTGCCGATGGACGCGGCCACCATCGTCTCGGCCTTCGGCGCCGGGCAGATCGACGCGGCCGGCATCTGGTACCCGCTGCTCAACAACATCAAGGCGAAGAAGCCGGACCTGGTCGAGCTGGCCAAGGACGCCGACTTCGCGGACACCATGGCGTTTCCCACCGCGTTCATCGGCAGCAACGCCGCGGCCGGTGACGCCGCCAGGACCGGCAAGGTGCTGGCCGTGCTGCACGAGGCGATGGCCTACCGGGCGGCGCACCCGGACGAGACGGCGCAACTGGTCGCCGCGCTGAACAAGCAACCGGTGGACGCGGTCAAGGCGGACGCGGCGAACAGCAAGATGCTGGACGGCTCGACCGACGACGCGACGGCGAAGAAGTGGCTCAGCGGGCTGGGCGAGTACTTCGTGACGGCCGGCAAGCTGCCGTCCAACCCGGACCCGGCCACCTACTACGTCGGGACCGCCGCGAAGTGA
- a CDS encoding formylglycine-generating enzyme family protein has product MNCCTPSAEDRPGLAVVPAPVPGAGPHGVAQVVVPGQTFAMGDAHGDGIPADGEQPVHPVTVPGFSIDATSVTVADFRAFVAATGFRTDAERYGWSAVFHLAVTDPDRIAGEMAGTPWWLGVAGADWAHPGGPSSTAADDHPVVHVSWNDAQAYCAWAGRRLPSEAEWECAARGGLASRRYPWGDELPEDDWLCNIWQGEFPGRNTAADRYVTTAPVRTFAPNAYGLYQCVGNVWEWVHDWFSPRYYATSPIGDPRGPALGAARVIRGGSYLCHDSYCNRYRNAARSSNTPDSSTGNMGFRTVAQSISEG; this is encoded by the coding sequence ATGAATTGTTGCACTCCCTCGGCCGAGGACCGGCCCGGCCTGGCCGTCGTGCCGGCGCCGGTCCCCGGCGCGGGTCCGCACGGCGTCGCGCAGGTCGTCGTACCCGGCCAGACGTTCGCGATGGGCGACGCGCACGGCGACGGCATCCCGGCCGACGGCGAGCAGCCGGTGCACCCGGTCACCGTCCCCGGGTTCAGCATCGACGCCACCTCGGTCACGGTCGCCGACTTCCGGGCGTTCGTGGCCGCCACCGGCTTCCGCACCGACGCCGAGCGGTACGGCTGGTCCGCCGTCTTCCACCTGGCCGTCACCGACCCGGACCGGATCGCCGGCGAGATGGCCGGGACACCGTGGTGGCTCGGCGTCGCCGGGGCCGACTGGGCGCACCCGGGAGGGCCGTCCTCGACCGCCGCCGACGATCACCCGGTGGTGCACGTGAGCTGGAACGACGCTCAGGCGTACTGCGCCTGGGCGGGGCGCCGGCTGCCGTCCGAGGCGGAGTGGGAGTGCGCGGCCCGCGGGGGCCTGGCGTCCCGGCGGTACCCGTGGGGCGACGAGCTGCCGGAGGACGACTGGCTCTGCAACATCTGGCAGGGCGAGTTCCCGGGGCGGAACACCGCGGCGGACAGGTATGTCACGACGGCGCCGGTGCGGACTTTCGCGCCCAACGCGTACGGGTTGTACCAGTGCGTCGGCAACGTGTGGGAGTGGGTGCACGACTGGTTCTCGCCCCGCTACTACGCCACCTCGCCGATCGGCGACCCGCGGGGCCCGGCGCTCGGCGCGGCCCGGGTGATCCGCGGCGGGTCGTACCTGTGCCACGACTCCTACTGCAACCGCTACCGCAACGCGGCCCGGTCCTCGAACACCCCGGACTCGTCGACCGGCAACATGGGTTTCCGGACCGTGGCACAGTCCATATCAGAGGGATAA